In Leucobacter sp. CX169, a single genomic region encodes these proteins:
- a CDS encoding YdeI family protein yields MSTPDIAPLVVADVHAWRAWLDEQEGVSDGVWLMLAKKGTTSPTSLSYAQALDEALCSGWIDGQIKSIDESIFMRRFTPRRKYSLWSTRNIEHIQRLSDEGRIRPSGIAEIERAKSDGRWDAAYAGSATMEVPGDLTIALAQDDAARRTFESLNSQNRYSILHRVTTARTPETRARRLARALEQLARGETPYPQ; encoded by the coding sequence ATGAGCACGCCAGATATCGCCCCGCTCGTTGTCGCCGACGTCCACGCCTGGCGCGCCTGGCTCGACGAGCAGGAGGGCGTCTCGGACGGCGTCTGGCTCATGCTCGCTAAGAAGGGCACCACGTCCCCGACCTCGCTGAGCTACGCACAGGCACTCGACGAGGCGCTCTGCAGCGGGTGGATCGACGGGCAGATCAAGTCCATCGACGAGTCAATCTTCATGCGCCGCTTCACCCCTCGCCGGAAGTACAGCCTCTGGTCCACCCGCAACATCGAGCACATCCAGCGACTTTCGGACGAGGGCAGGATCCGCCCCAGCGGAATCGCCGAGATCGAGCGGGCGAAGAGTGACGGGAGGTGGGACGCCGCGTACGCCGGCTCGGCCACCATGGAGGTGCCTGGCGACCTGACGATCGCGCTCGCCCAGGACGACGCCGCCCGACGGACGTTCGAGTCGTTGAACTCCCAGAACCGGTATTCGATTCTGCACCGGGTGACGACGGCGCGCACCCCCGAGACCCGCGCGAGGCGCCTGGCACGTGCGCTCGAGCAACTCGCCCGCGGCGAGACCCCCTACCCGCAGTAG
- a CDS encoding nuclear transport factor 2 family protein has product MEFSADGWQTLMDERAISGRIIEFARCVDERDFEGYARTFAADGELVTPWGGHAGRAGLAAHVRAGLERYVATQHVSANHEITVQGDRATARSTLLATHVRDAAGTDFWTTGGHYELELVRVDGVWLFSRISLHPAWRFDTRTAAAR; this is encoded by the coding sequence ATGGAGTTTTCGGCAGACGGCTGGCAGACGCTGATGGACGAGCGGGCGATCAGCGGGCGCATCATTGAGTTTGCCCGATGCGTCGACGAACGGGACTTCGAAGGGTACGCACGCACCTTTGCCGCCGATGGCGAGCTCGTCACGCCCTGGGGTGGGCACGCGGGCCGAGCGGGGCTCGCCGCTCACGTGCGTGCGGGGCTCGAACGCTACGTCGCCACGCAGCACGTGAGCGCGAATCACGAGATCACCGTCCAAGGCGATCGCGCTACCGCGCGCTCGACGCTGCTTGCGACCCATGTGCGCGATGCCGCGGGGACCGACTTTTGGACCACCGGCGGTCACTACGAGCTCGAACTCGTCCGCGTGGACGGAGTCTGGCTGTTCTCGAGGATCTCGCTGCACCCCGCGTGGAGATTCGATACGCGCACTGCCGCCGCACGGTAG
- a CDS encoding diguanylate cyclase domain-containing protein — MTEDELSEQIRLIEHSPVALLAVTLNGEVLAHNERMRMWMGAPDKEHSLRGRNLVEWLTPASRLLYESQVMPRLLDNGRVQDVILEVCNDLGVRIPLLASANLSTAPDGSQLIYVAVIDASARISFERELVEARRAADEAHERLTLLQDATSQLALAQGIDDLGAILVEMAGRASLTDWTSVRIVSPSSDLRESRYGSLATDIAASLVSQGSEPVACRDGSEMRSRFPELADSLASRGVEALLIVPISRLGADDVTTLGEIICAYRRPTPFNDDEVETLHALAAQAERVIEHLHLQDQIRHQALHDVLTGLPNRRLLAENLAQQLSEAARTGEPCSTFFIDLDGFKAINDVLGHAAGDAALRVIAGRLRGLCRAEDIVSRFGGDEFVIALKGVDEAAAREFATRAQRAIRQPLGDTAAGAHLSSSIGVMTWLPRAGERPPTAEELIDAADNAMYSAKRRGKDAVTLHHWTGPSTD; from the coding sequence GTGACGGAAGACGAGCTCTCCGAGCAGATCCGGCTCATCGAGCACAGTCCGGTCGCGCTGCTCGCCGTGACGCTGAACGGCGAGGTGCTCGCCCACAACGAACGGATGCGGATGTGGATGGGCGCCCCGGACAAAGAACACTCGCTCCGCGGGCGCAATCTCGTCGAGTGGCTCACCCCGGCATCACGCCTGCTCTACGAGTCTCAGGTCATGCCCCGACTCCTCGACAACGGACGCGTGCAGGACGTCATTCTCGAGGTCTGTAATGACCTCGGCGTTCGAATCCCCCTGCTTGCGAGCGCCAACCTGTCCACCGCCCCGGACGGATCGCAACTCATCTACGTTGCCGTCATCGATGCCTCCGCACGAATCTCGTTCGAGCGCGAACTGGTTGAGGCGCGGCGTGCGGCGGACGAGGCCCACGAACGACTCACGTTGCTGCAAGACGCCACAAGCCAACTTGCACTCGCACAGGGAATCGACGATCTGGGCGCGATTCTCGTTGAAATGGCCGGGCGCGCGAGCCTGACCGACTGGACCTCGGTGCGCATTGTGAGCCCGTCGAGTGACCTTCGTGAAAGCCGGTACGGTTCACTCGCTACGGATATCGCCGCTTCGCTCGTTTCGCAGGGCTCGGAGCCAGTCGCCTGCCGGGACGGGTCCGAGATGCGCTCTCGATTCCCCGAACTCGCTGATTCCCTGGCTTCGAGGGGGGTCGAAGCGCTCCTCATCGTCCCCATTTCTCGCCTGGGAGCCGACGATGTCACGACGCTTGGTGAAATCATCTGCGCGTATCGCCGGCCCACCCCGTTCAACGACGACGAGGTGGAAACGCTGCACGCGCTCGCAGCGCAGGCGGAGCGGGTCATCGAGCACCTGCACCTGCAGGATCAGATCCGGCACCAGGCGCTGCACGACGTCCTCACGGGACTGCCCAACCGCCGCCTCTTGGCCGAGAACCTGGCGCAACAGCTCTCCGAGGCCGCGCGCACGGGTGAGCCCTGCTCCACCTTCTTCATCGACCTCGACGGGTTCAAAGCGATCAACGACGTGCTCGGGCACGCAGCTGGCGACGCGGCACTCCGCGTGATCGCCGGCCGACTTCGCGGCCTCTGCCGCGCCGAAGACATCGTGTCCCGCTTCGGCGGGGACGAGTTCGTCATCGCGCTGAAGGGCGTGGACGAGGCGGCGGCGCGCGAGTTCGCCACGCGAGCTCAGCGGGCGATCCGGCAACCGCTCGGCGATACGGCGGCGGGCGCCCATCTCTCCAGCAGCATCGGCGTCATGACCTGGCTGCCGCGCGCCGGTGAGCGCCCGCCGACCGCCGAGGAACTCATTGACGCGGCCGACAATGCCATGTATTCGGCAAAGCGACGCGGCAAGGACGCGGTGACGCTGCACCACTGGACGGGGCCGAGCACGGACTAA
- a CDS encoding alpha/beta fold hydrolase — translation MTQGTTHRFATTLSKDGVLLRNAVAHWGPAEAPAIVFGHGYGTDQSTWLPIAETFAETHQVLLFDYVGSGRSDLSAYDEQRYNSLDGYADDLIEVIEAAGLSDVVFVGHSVSGMIGALASLRRPDLFRHLVMVCPSPRYVDDDDYVGGFSHDDVLGLITGIEINQPSWAASMAPAVTARADRPDVTGRVEQLFATTLQRVAIQFARVVFLSDVRHRLAEVPTPSRILQSSGDIICPPHIGDYLAARLPQSELVRLDSAGHFVHLTEPDLISAEIRAVL, via the coding sequence GTGACCCAGGGCACCACGCACCGTTTCGCCACGACGCTGTCGAAGGACGGCGTACTTCTAAGAAACGCGGTCGCTCACTGGGGCCCTGCCGAAGCGCCGGCGATCGTGTTCGGACACGGCTACGGCACCGACCAGTCGACCTGGCTCCCGATCGCCGAGACGTTCGCCGAGACCCACCAGGTACTCCTCTTCGACTATGTCGGGTCCGGCCGATCAGATCTCAGCGCCTACGACGAGCAACGCTACAACTCGCTCGATGGCTACGCCGATGACCTGATCGAAGTGATCGAGGCGGCAGGCCTGTCCGACGTCGTCTTTGTGGGCCACTCGGTCAGCGGCATGATCGGCGCGCTGGCGTCGCTCCGGCGCCCCGATCTGTTCCGGCACCTGGTGATGGTCTGCCCCTCGCCGCGGTACGTCGACGATGACGATTACGTCGGTGGCTTCAGCCACGACGATGTGCTGGGCCTCATCACGGGAATCGAGATCAACCAGCCCAGCTGGGCCGCATCCATGGCGCCTGCCGTGACAGCGCGCGCTGACCGACCCGACGTCACGGGCCGGGTCGAGCAGCTCTTCGCGACCACCCTGCAACGGGTAGCGATCCAGTTTGCGCGGGTGGTGTTCTTGAGCGACGTCCGCCACCGACTTGCAGAGGTTCCCACCCCCAGCAGGATCCTGCAGTCCAGCGGGGACATCATCTGCCCTCCGCACATCGGGGACTACCTCGCCGCCCGCCTGCCACAGAGCGAGCTCGTCCGGCTCGACAGCGCCGGTCACTTCGTCCACCTCACCGAACCGGATCTCATCTCGGCCGAAATTCGGGCCGTGCTGTGA
- a CDS encoding HAD-IIA family hydrolase produces the protein MSDPQAANRRGKIECWLTDMDGVLVRENKAIPGAAELIQHWRDTEQPYLVLTNNSIFTARDLSARLAESGLEVPEDRIWTSALATAAFLKQQKPGGTAFVLGEAGILTALHSAGFVMTEKNPDFVVVGETRNYSFEAITKAIRLIAGGARFISTNPDATGPSPEGPLPATGAINALITKATGKEPYIVGKPNPMMFRSALNQIGAHSHNTAMIGDRMDTDIIAGMEAGLHTILVMTGIADRESIEQFPFRPDEILGSVAALLPAGTPGD, from the coding sequence ATGAGCGACCCACAGGCTGCAAACCGTCGAGGCAAGATCGAATGCTGGCTGACCGACATGGACGGGGTGCTGGTACGCGAGAATAAGGCCATTCCGGGGGCGGCCGAGCTGATCCAGCACTGGCGTGACACGGAGCAGCCTTACCTGGTGCTCACCAACAACTCGATCTTCACTGCTCGCGACCTCAGCGCCAGGCTTGCAGAGTCGGGCCTTGAGGTGCCCGAGGACCGGATCTGGACGAGCGCGCTCGCGACCGCCGCCTTCCTCAAGCAGCAGAAGCCCGGGGGAACGGCATTCGTGCTCGGCGAGGCCGGGATCCTGACCGCCCTGCACAGCGCCGGGTTCGTGATGACCGAGAAGAACCCCGACTTTGTTGTGGTGGGCGAGACGCGCAACTACTCGTTCGAAGCGATTACGAAGGCGATTCGTTTGATCGCGGGTGGCGCGCGCTTCATCTCGACGAACCCGGATGCGACCGGCCCGAGCCCAGAGGGCCCGCTGCCCGCGACCGGCGCGATCAACGCGCTCATCACGAAAGCCACGGGCAAGGAGCCCTACATCGTGGGCAAGCCGAACCCCATGATGTTCCGCTCGGCGCTGAATCAGATCGGCGCGCACTCGCACAACACCGCCATGATCGGCGACCGCATGGACACCGACATCATCGCCGGAATGGAAGCGGGCTTGCACACGATCCTGGTGATGACTGGCATCGCCGACCGGGAGTCGATCGAGCAGTTCCCGTTCCGCCCCGACGAGATTCTTGGCTCGGTCGCGGCGCTGTTGCCGGCTGGTACGCCCGGAGACTAG
- a CDS encoding bifunctional diguanylate cyclase/phosphodiesterase, which produces MFRRIDATNRGVLFTAPFALFALCAVGLGVYWLSGSTPHSWVLVITVIVSVIICGPFRIQVGRVPGLPPVGVAIIMLAIQPTNESPQYSVCIWAIGRVISELILRRNILQALYLAGVSTAAAFVFVGIHASLEARGVWSIVSFLAAAAAYYLIVLLVEFVRLRGRWALDHSFGLSALSPLRLGGVILLAGSSAALINFVDSTVIPWLEQDPEATRSPFVWVLSALFFYVLAQRARYDDIERRLGAVVEAAVELPGETEGGLAGALRRRVQSIVQASSVELRGRAPERHEIGAAVKLESGVEQFLIASRKLGGVPFAREDQHALATLAQMASQTARIQHEVNTLERRANSDPLTNLPNYGAFQLALVEANEHRPYHEGIALLFIDLDNFKKLNDSLGHHAGDELLRAVADRLQSTAGGGDFVARVGGDEFVVILTGLVSIEQAKEAADRIIRAISAPLALAGQDMVPVVSAGLAFSSHRELDAQTLVMDADRTMLQVKRSRRQGGSAEVSTFSIASHRSTRTNDIVARAINEDRLMLAFQPIVSLDEGKIWAFEALVRYVDPELGPITPPSLVARAKSLGLMNLLTKQVITKALNAAEEFYRLEPSITCMTVNLELRQISEDELGPFIREAARAHPNISLCIELNERSQRSVTDELRRDAEIMQAAGVMIALDDYGSDDSSVGALIRFPMDILKIDKSLIDNLEDQRQREVIKALQGFGDNLNYAMVVEGIETQEMVDVMVELGVRSAQGYFYGRPISLARTTDRLRRWGTQALAE; this is translated from the coding sequence GTGTTCAGACGCATTGACGCGACGAATCGGGGCGTCCTCTTTACCGCGCCCTTCGCCCTCTTCGCCCTGTGCGCGGTCGGCCTGGGTGTCTACTGGCTGAGCGGCTCGACGCCGCACTCCTGGGTCCTCGTGATCACGGTCATCGTGAGCGTCATTATCTGTGGCCCGTTCCGGATACAGGTCGGCCGTGTCCCGGGGCTGCCGCCGGTCGGGGTCGCGATCATCATGCTCGCGATACAACCCACCAATGAATCCCCGCAATACAGCGTGTGTATTTGGGCGATCGGGCGCGTGATCTCAGAGCTGATCCTGCGCCGCAATATCCTCCAGGCCCTCTACCTGGCGGGCGTCAGCACCGCCGCCGCGTTCGTCTTCGTCGGGATTCACGCGAGCCTTGAGGCCCGCGGCGTCTGGTCGATCGTCAGTTTCCTCGCCGCGGCCGCGGCCTACTACCTCATCGTGCTGCTGGTCGAGTTCGTCCGGCTGCGGGGCCGCTGGGCGCTCGACCACAGTTTCGGGCTCTCCGCGCTCAGCCCGCTCCGACTGGGGGGTGTCATTCTCCTTGCCGGGAGTTCGGCCGCGCTCATCAATTTCGTCGACTCCACCGTGATCCCGTGGCTCGAACAGGATCCCGAAGCGACGCGCTCCCCGTTTGTCTGGGTGCTCTCGGCCCTGTTCTTCTACGTGCTCGCGCAGCGCGCGCGGTACGACGACATCGAACGTCGGCTGGGCGCGGTCGTGGAAGCGGCGGTCGAGCTGCCGGGCGAGACCGAGGGCGGCCTCGCTGGGGCGTTGCGGCGCCGGGTGCAGTCCATCGTCCAGGCGAGCAGCGTCGAGCTCCGCGGCCGGGCGCCCGAGCGGCACGAGATCGGCGCAGCCGTAAAGCTCGAGTCGGGCGTCGAGCAGTTCTTGATCGCTTCGCGAAAGTTGGGAGGGGTGCCCTTCGCGCGGGAGGACCAGCACGCGCTCGCCACCCTCGCCCAGATGGCAAGCCAGACCGCGCGGATTCAGCACGAGGTCAACACGCTTGAGCGGCGGGCGAACAGCGACCCGCTGACGAACCTGCCCAACTACGGAGCATTCCAACTGGCGCTGGTCGAGGCGAACGAGCACCGCCCGTACCACGAGGGCATTGCCCTGCTCTTCATCGACCTCGACAACTTCAAGAAGCTCAACGACAGCCTGGGGCACCACGCGGGCGACGAGCTGCTGCGGGCGGTCGCCGACCGACTGCAGAGTACGGCCGGGGGCGGGGACTTCGTCGCGCGCGTCGGAGGCGACGAATTCGTCGTGATCCTCACCGGGCTCGTGTCGATCGAGCAGGCGAAGGAAGCCGCTGACCGGATCATCCGGGCAATCAGTGCGCCGCTCGCGCTCGCCGGACAGGACATGGTGCCGGTCGTCAGCGCCGGACTCGCGTTCTCGAGTCACCGCGAGCTCGACGCGCAGACCCTGGTCATGGACGCCGACCGCACGATGCTGCAGGTGAAGCGCTCGCGGCGCCAAGGTGGATCGGCGGAGGTGAGCACCTTCAGCATCGCCTCGCACCGCTCGACCCGCACCAACGACATTGTCGCGCGTGCGATCAACGAGGATCGGCTCATGCTCGCGTTCCAGCCGATCGTCAGCCTCGACGAGGGCAAGATCTGGGCCTTCGAGGCGCTCGTGCGGTACGTCGATCCGGAGCTTGGCCCCATCACGCCGCCGTCGCTCGTGGCGCGGGCCAAGAGCCTCGGCCTCATGAATCTCCTGACCAAGCAGGTCATCACGAAGGCGTTGAACGCCGCCGAGGAGTTTTATCGCCTTGAGCCGAGCATCACCTGCATGACCGTAAACCTCGAGCTGCGCCAGATCAGCGAAGACGAACTGGGGCCGTTCATTCGGGAGGCCGCTCGTGCCCACCCGAACATCTCCCTGTGTATTGAGCTCAACGAGCGCTCACAACGATCTGTCACAGACGAGCTGCGGCGCGATGCGGAGATCATGCAGGCTGCCGGAGTCATGATCGCGCTCGACGACTACGGCTCCGACGACTCGTCGGTCGGCGCCCTGATCCGGTTCCCGATGGACATCCTGAAGATCGACAAGAGCCTCATCGACAATCTTGAGGACCAGCGTCAGCGCGAGGTCATCAAGGCGCTGCAGGGCTTCGGTGACAACCTGAACTACGCGATGGTGGTGGAGGGCATCGAGACGCAAGAGATGGTCGACGTGATGGTCGAGCTCGGTGTACGCAGCGCGCAGGGCTACTTCTACGGCAGGCCGATATCGCTCGCGCGCACCACCGATCGTCTGCGACGCTGGGGCACGCAGGCGCTCGCCGAGTAG
- a CDS encoding GNAT family N-acyltransferase, producing the protein MSHVDRSVTNHQVIPVIGSALFADEPTSRLACGIIAEGGIAVAGFEAEYAAHFHLRKKVYVDQTGQLAESELQPDGTDRDDDDARSVTFAVFENHADGVRVVGVSRLILRGDEHPLPVEEFCPDSFAPGDLTVNSVEVSRVIARHERAALQDLVQWHLFAIMLAYVANHELGRTFAIIEPWLERVLNGSIAIERIGDPRYVEHYLDYNLPIEIDIPASAELVNARNGGFIDRYRAAEPAMAYFGRAARNAASERAA; encoded by the coding sequence TTGTCTCACGTTGATCGTTCGGTCACGAACCACCAGGTCATCCCGGTGATTGGCTCGGCGCTGTTCGCCGACGAACCCACCTCCAGGCTGGCGTGCGGAATCATCGCCGAGGGCGGTATTGCGGTTGCCGGGTTCGAGGCGGAGTATGCCGCCCACTTCCACCTTCGCAAGAAAGTGTATGTCGATCAAACGGGACAACTCGCGGAGAGCGAGTTGCAGCCGGACGGCACCGATCGCGACGACGACGACGCGCGCTCGGTCACATTCGCGGTCTTCGAGAATCACGCGGACGGCGTGCGCGTCGTCGGGGTGTCCCGGCTGATCCTGCGCGGTGACGAACACCCGCTTCCGGTCGAGGAGTTCTGCCCCGACTCGTTCGCCCCGGGCGACCTCACGGTCAACAGCGTCGAGGTTTCACGAGTCATCGCTCGCCACGAGCGGGCCGCGCTGCAGGATCTCGTGCAGTGGCACCTCTTCGCAATCATGCTCGCCTATGTGGCGAACCACGAGCTGGGGCGCACGTTCGCGATTATCGAGCCCTGGCTTGAGCGGGTGCTGAACGGCTCAATCGCGATTGAGCGCATTGGCGATCCGCGCTATGTCGAGCACTATCTCGACTACAACCTGCCGATCGAGATCGATATCCCGGCCTCTGCCGAGCTGGTGAACGCGCGCAACGGTGGCTTCATCGACCGCTACCGCGCCGCCGAGCCCGCCATGGCGTACTTCGGGCGCGCTGCCCGAAACGCCGCGAGCGAGCGGGCCGCCTAA
- a CDS encoding ThiF family adenylyltransferase has translation MAKTITSPEFSRNYGFWSEDEQRALVESRVAIAGVGGDGFQLGLKLARMGVSQFSIADPEVFEPENVNRVEGATASSVGRDKAEVFRERVLDINPDAEVETFLSGVTPDNVEPFMHGASLVLDESELTRPEIGTLIARRARAQAIPDLLVMNIGFAAQVTSFAPDSAWTFERFMGFTPETPLAEIAEVGVDLSRCLPYIPPYTDLRSLQAVQGEDGAEPASLPSISIGVDLASAIGSAQAFLHLTSGVSNRRRSPVWAPRVAITDAYSLRTRILRAGRASHVGHLLVAAARDKLGKNPQGSYTLADIARRRSA, from the coding sequence ATGGCGAAGACCATCACGTCGCCCGAGTTCTCGCGCAACTACGGGTTCTGGAGCGAGGACGAACAGCGCGCGCTCGTCGAGTCGCGGGTCGCGATCGCTGGCGTCGGCGGGGACGGGTTCCAGCTCGGCCTCAAGCTGGCCCGCATGGGGGTCTCGCAGTTCAGCATCGCCGACCCCGAGGTGTTCGAGCCCGAGAACGTCAACCGCGTCGAGGGAGCGACTGCGTCGTCGGTCGGCCGCGACAAGGCTGAGGTGTTTCGTGAGCGCGTGCTCGACATCAATCCCGACGCCGAGGTCGAGACCTTCCTCAGCGGTGTGACGCCCGACAATGTCGAGCCCTTCATGCACGGTGCCTCGCTCGTGCTCGACGAGTCGGAGCTCACCCGGCCCGAGATCGGCACGCTCATCGCGCGACGGGCGCGGGCGCAGGCCATCCCCGACCTGCTCGTCATGAACATCGGCTTCGCGGCCCAGGTCACGTCTTTCGCACCCGACTCGGCGTGGACGTTCGAGCGGTTCATGGGGTTCACGCCCGAAACCCCGCTCGCCGAGATCGCGGAGGTGGGCGTCGACCTGTCACGCTGCCTGCCCTACATTCCGCCGTACACCGACCTGCGCTCGCTGCAGGCCGTGCAGGGCGAGGACGGGGCGGAGCCCGCGTCGCTCCCGTCGATCTCGATCGGCGTCGACCTCGCCTCGGCGATCGGCAGCGCACAGGCGTTCTTGCACCTGACCTCGGGCGTCTCGAACCGCCGCCGCTCGCCCGTCTGGGCGCCGCGCGTGGCGATCACCGATGCCTACAGCCTGCGCACCCGCATCTTGCGGGCTGGCCGGGCTTCGCACGTCGGCCACCTGCTGGTGGCGGCGGCGCGCGACAAGCTCGGCAAGAACCCGCAGGGCAGCTACACGCTCGCGGACATCGCGCGCCGCCGTTCCGCATAG
- a CDS encoding GntR family transcriptional regulator, whose amino-acid sequence MRASDRAYALLLDEIQGGVLAPGAVLGEAPQAERLGLSRTPVREALGRLIADGLVAQQSPRVMVVTDFDARDVRSLFETRRALEETAARLAALRGDRAVFAALADAFDRAGLGHEGGVDAYYALIAEFDAALDAAVDNAYLVAALRTVRTHLARARRLARDNQERLRASVAEHRLIASAISAGDAELAAHATHVHLHHALTSILSSLSEGTP is encoded by the coding sequence ATGCGGGCGAGTGATCGCGCATACGCGCTGCTGCTGGACGAAATTCAGGGCGGCGTGCTCGCGCCCGGCGCCGTGCTCGGCGAGGCGCCGCAGGCCGAGCGCCTCGGCCTCAGCCGCACCCCGGTCCGCGAAGCTCTCGGCCGCCTGATCGCCGACGGCCTCGTCGCGCAGCAGTCGCCGCGCGTCATGGTGGTCACCGATTTCGACGCCCGCGACGTGCGCTCGCTGTTCGAGACGCGTCGAGCGCTCGAAGAGACGGCTGCGCGCCTGGCGGCTCTGCGCGGAGACCGCGCGGTGTTCGCGGCCCTCGCCGACGCCTTCGACCGCGCGGGGCTTGGCCACGAGGGCGGCGTCGACGCCTACTACGCGCTGATCGCCGAGTTCGACGCGGCGCTCGACGCGGCGGTCGACAACGCCTATCTCGTGGCTGCCCTCCGCACCGTGCGCACCCACCTCGCGCGCGCCCGCCGCCTAGCCCGCGACAACCAGGAGCGCCTGCGCGCCTCGGTCGCCGAGCACCGGCTCATCGCCAGCGCGATCTCGGCGGGCGACGCCGAGCTTGCCGCTCATGCCACCCATGTACACCTGCACCACGCACTGACTTCGATCCTCAGCTCTCTGTCGGAAGGAACCCCATGA
- a CDS encoding MmgE/PrpD family protein — MTVTHHVRVYRSEEDLPRVEQLAWKIAEVATDPVAVDPEVVDMIINRVIDNASVAAASLVRGPIVASRAQALAHPVSTGGTGATIFGCDPATKSSPEWAAWANGVAVRELDYHDTFLAAEYSHPGDNIPPILAVAQHAGKDGAALTRGIATGYEIQMNLVRSICLHKHKIDHVAHIGPSAAAGIGTLLGLDTETIYQAVGQGLHTTTATRQSRKGEISTWKAHAPAFAGKMAVEAVDRAMRGQTSPSPIYEGEDGVIAWMLDGPDASYDVPMPAPGEAKRAILDSYTKEHSAEYQAQAWIDLARKLHSEHPELQDPANIASIVLHTSHHTHYVIGSGANDPQKYDPLASRETLDHSIPYIFAVALQDGGWHHVASYAPERAGRADTVELWNKITTAEDAEWTRRYHSEDPAEKAFGGRVEITLSDGSKIIDQIAVADAHPLGARPFARANYIAKFRMLAEPVLEPAEIERFLELVQRLPELSAAEVNELTIVAKPGLLESAPSPKGLF, encoded by the coding sequence ATGACCGTCACCCACCACGTTCGCGTCTATCGCAGCGAAGAGGACCTGCCGCGTGTCGAGCAGCTCGCCTGGAAGATCGCGGAGGTCGCCACCGACCCCGTCGCCGTCGACCCCGAGGTCGTCGACATGATCATCAACCGCGTCATCGATAACGCGTCCGTCGCCGCGGCCTCGCTCGTGCGCGGACCCATCGTTGCCTCGCGGGCGCAGGCCCTCGCGCACCCCGTCTCGACCGGCGGCACCGGCGCCACGATCTTCGGCTGCGACCCGGCGACGAAGTCGAGCCCCGAGTGGGCCGCCTGGGCCAACGGGGTCGCCGTGCGCGAGCTCGATTACCACGACACGTTCCTCGCGGCCGAGTACTCGCACCCCGGTGACAACATCCCGCCGATCCTCGCGGTCGCGCAGCACGCGGGCAAGGACGGCGCCGCCCTCACGCGTGGCATCGCCACGGGCTACGAGATTCAGATGAACCTCGTGCGTTCGATCTGCCTGCACAAGCACAAGATCGACCATGTCGCGCACATCGGCCCGTCGGCCGCCGCCGGTATCGGGACCCTGCTCGGCCTCGACACCGAGACGATCTATCAGGCGGTCGGCCAGGGCCTGCACACCACGACCGCGACCCGGCAGAGCCGGAAGGGCGAGATCTCGACCTGGAAGGCGCACGCCCCCGCGTTCGCCGGCAAGATGGCCGTCGAGGCGGTCGACCGTGCCATGCGCGGCCAGACCAGCCCGTCGCCGATCTACGAGGGAGAGGACGGCGTCATCGCGTGGATGCTCGACGGCCCCGACGCGTCCTACGATGTGCCGATGCCCGCTCCCGGCGAAGCCAAGCGTGCCATTCTCGACTCGTACACGAAGGAGCACTCGGCCGAGTACCAGGCGCAGGCCTGGATCGACCTCGCCCGGAAGCTGCACAGCGAGCACCCCGAGCTGCAGGACCCCGCGAACATCGCGAGCATCGTGCTGCACACGAGCCACCACACGCACTACGTGATCGGCTCGGGCGCGAACGACCCGCAGAAGTACGACCCGCTGGCGTCGCGCGAGACGCTCGACCACTCCATTCCCTACATCTTTGCCGTCGCGCTGCAGGACGGTGGGTGGCACCACGTCGCCTCGTACGCCCCCGAGCGTGCGGGCCGCGCCGACACGGTCGAGCTGTGGAACAAGATCACGACCGCGGAGGACGCGGAGTGGACGCGCCGCTACCACTCGGAGGACCCTGCCGAGAAGGCGTTCGGCGGCCGCGTCGAGATCACGCTCTCGGACGGCAGCAAGATCATCGACCAGATCGCCGTCGCCGACGCGCACCCGCTGGGCGCGCGCCCGTTCGCCCGCGCGAACTACATCGCGAAGTTCCGCATGCTCGCCGAGCCCGTGCTCGAGCCCGCCGAGATCGAGCGCTTCCTCGAGCTCGTGCAGCGCCTGCCCGAGCTGAGCGCGGCCGAGGTGAACGAGCTCACGATCGTCGCGAAGCCCGGCCTGCTCGAGTCGGCGCCGAGCCCGAAGGGTCTCTTTTAA